One window of the Bos indicus isolate NIAB-ARS_2022 breed Sahiwal x Tharparkar chromosome 15, NIAB-ARS_B.indTharparkar_mat_pri_1.0, whole genome shotgun sequence genome contains the following:
- the DGAT2 gene encoding diacylglycerol O-acyltransferase 2: protein MKTLIAAYSGVLRGTGSSILSALQDLFSVTWLNRSKVEKQLQVISVLQWVLSFLVLGVACSVILMYTFCTDCWLIAVLYFTWLVFDWNTPKKGGRRSQWVRNWAVWRYFRDYFPIQLVKTHNLLTSRNYIFGYHPHGIMGLGAFCNFSTEATEVSKKFPGIRPYLATLAGNFRMPVLREYLMSGGICPVNRDTIDYLLSKNGSGNAIIIVVGGAAESLSSMPGKNAVTLRNRKGFVKLALRHGADLVPTYSFGENEVYKQVIFEEGSWGRWVQKKFQKYIGFAPCIFHGRGLFSSDTWGLVPYSKPITTVVGEPITIPRLERPTQQDIDLYHAMYVQALVKLFDQHKTKFGLPETEVLEVN from the exons GCACTGGCTCCAGCatcctctctgccctccaggaCCTGTTTTCTGTCACTTGGCTCAATAGGTCCAAGGTAGAGAAGCAGCTCCAAGTCATCTCGGTGCTACAATGGGTCCTGTCTTTCCTCGTGCTGG GAGTGGCCTGCAGCGTCATCCTCATGTACACATTCTGCACCGATTGCTGGCTCATTGCCGTGCTCTACTTCACCTGGCTGGTGTTTGACTGGAACACACCCAAGAAAG GTGGCAGGAGGTCACAGTGGGTCCGAAACTGGGCTGTGTGGCGCTACTTTCGAGACTACTTTCCCATTCAG CTGGTGAAGACACACAACTTACTGACCAGCAGGAACTACATCTTTGGGTACCATCCCCATGGCATCATGGGCCTGGGTGCCTTCTGCAACTTCAGCACAGAGGCCACAGAAGTAAGCAAGAAGTTCCCTGGCATAAGGCCCTACCTGGCCACGCTGGCCGGCAACTTCCGGATGCCAGTGCTGCGGGAGTACCTGATGTCTGGAG GCATCTGCCCAGTGAACCGGGACACCATAGACTACTTGCTTTCAAAGAATGGGAGTGGCAATGCCATCATCATCGTGGTGGGGGGCGCGGCTGAATCCCTGAGCTCCATGCCCGGCAAGAATGCAGTCACCCTGCGCAATCGCAAGGGCTTTGTGAAACTGGCCCTGCGCCATGG AGCCGACCTGGTTCCCACCTACTCCTTTGGGGAGAATGAGGTGTACAAGCAGGTGATCTTTGAGGAGGGCTCCTGGGGCCGGTGGGTGCAGAAGAAGTTCCAGAAGTACATTGGCTTTGCCCCATGCATCTTCCATGGTCGAGGCCTCTTCTCCTCTGACACCTGGGGGCTGGTGCCCTACTCCAAGCCCATCACCACTGTCG TGGGCGAGCCCATTACCATCCCCAGGCTGGAGCGCCCGACGCAGCAGGACATCGACCTGTACCACGCCATGTACGTGCAAGCCCTGGTGAAGCTCTTCGACCAGCATAAGACCAAGTTCGGCCTCCCGGAGACCGAGGTCCTGGAGGTGAACTGA